From the genome of Papaver somniferum cultivar HN1 chromosome 2, ASM357369v1, whole genome shotgun sequence, one region includes:
- the LOC113354150 gene encoding uncharacterized protein LOC113354150 isoform X1 has protein sequence MAVTGTTGLVLNLVSASWDTKPIKRITNPTTIPNPSVRNPKAKSTTIKKKKELISTSELLKLNHTNPSNTKVGKVDESHLGCERWFPSAPEVKKPRSIYNAASLAYLGDCIYELYARRHFLFPPLTVEEYNDRVMAVVRCEAQDALLKKLLSDDFLSVEERDILRWGKNIDTGKTKTTRRAGAAVYNRASSLETLVGHLYLTNAERLEEIMVRMGFTTGISTQSIVEERESKTK, from the exons ATGGCAGTAACAGGAACAACAGGATTAGTTCTTAACTTGGTTTCAGCATCATGGGATACAAAGCCAATAAAAAGAATAACTAATCCAACCACTATCCCAAACCCTTCTGTCAGGAACCCTAAAGCAAAATCAACTACtatcaagaagaagaaggaacTGATTTCTACTTCAGAATTACTCAAATTAAACCATACAAACCCATCAAACACTAAAG TAGGGAAGGTAGATGAATCACATTTGGGTTGTGAGAGATGGTTTCCTTCTGCACCAGAAGTAAAGAAGCCTCGTTCTATTTATAATGCTGCATCTTTAGCATATCTTGGAGATTGCATTTATGAG TTATATGCTCGTAGACACTTTTTGTTCCCTCCTTTGACCGTTGAGGAATACAATGACCGTGTTATGGCTGTAGTGCGTTGCGAAGCTCAG GATGCATTGCTCAAAAAACTTCTCTCTGATGACTTCTTATCAGTAGAAGAGAG AGATATCCTTCGATGGGGGAAAAATATCGACACTGGGAAAACAAAGACGACACGACGTGCTGGTGCAGCAGTGTATAACAGAGCTTCATCCCTTGAAACACTG GTTGGTCATCTTTACCTGACAAACGCTGAACGATTAGAGGAAATTATGGTGAGGATGGGATTTACTACTGGTATTTCCACCCAATCTATTGTTGAAGAAAGGGAGagcaagaccaaataa
- the LOC113354150 gene encoding uncharacterized protein LOC113354150 isoform X2 — MAVTGTTGLVLNLVSASWDTKPIKRITNPTTIPNPSVRNPKAKSTTIKKKKELISTSELLKLNHTNPSNTKVVGKVDESHLGCERWFPSAPEVKKPRSIYNAASLAYLGDCIYELYARRHFLFPPLTVEEYNDRVMAVVRCEAQDALLKKLLSDDFLSVEERDILRWGKNIDTGKTKTTRRAGAAVYNRASSLETLVGHLYLTNAERLEEIMVRMGFTTGISTQSIVEERESKTK, encoded by the exons ATGGCAGTAACAGGAACAACAGGATTAGTTCTTAACTTGGTTTCAGCATCATGGGATACAAAGCCAATAAAAAGAATAACTAATCCAACCACTATCCCAAACCCTTCTGTCAGGAACCCTAAAGCAAAATCAACTACtatcaagaagaagaaggaacTGATTTCTACTTCAGAATTACTCAAATTAAACCATACAAACCCATCAAACACTAAAG TAGTAGGGAAGGTAGATGAATCACATTTGGGTTGTGAGAGATGGTTTCCTTCTGCACCAGAAGTAAAGAAGCCTCGTTCTATTTATAATGCTGCATCTTTAGCATATCTTGGAGATTGCATTTATGAG TTATATGCTCGTAGACACTTTTTGTTCCCTCCTTTGACCGTTGAGGAATACAATGACCGTGTTATGGCTGTAGTGCGTTGCGAAGCTCAG GATGCATTGCTCAAAAAACTTCTCTCTGATGACTTCTTATCAGTAGAAGAGAG AGATATCCTTCGATGGGGGAAAAATATCGACACTGGGAAAACAAAGACGACACGACGTGCTGGTGCAGCAGTGTATAACAGAGCTTCATCCCTTGAAACACTG GTTGGTCATCTTTACCTGACAAACGCTGAACGATTAGAGGAAATTATGGTGAGGATGGGATTTACTACTGGTATTTCCACCCAATCTATTGTTGAAGAAAGGGAGagcaagaccaaataa